In Maylandia zebra isolate NMK-2024a linkage group LG9, Mzebra_GT3a, whole genome shotgun sequence, the genomic stretch TACTGAGAGACATGGAGCCagcgaggaggagaggaggttctgttgtgtgggagaattttgagttgattttggtcAGTTGGGtgggttttccagctttgtgttcttgttgtttgcttttgttttgtgcgtgtttattttatcttataatGGGAaaacggtggcacggtggttagcactgttgccgcacagcaagaaggtcctgagttcaattccaacatcaggccagggtctttctgtgtggagtttgcatgttctctccgtgtttgcgtgggttccctccgggtactccggcttcctcccaccgtccaaagacatgcagctcgtggggataggttaattggataatccaaattgccactaggtgtgaatggttgtctgtccctgtgtgttggccctgcgacagactggcgacctgtccagggtgtaccccgcctctcgccctatgacagctgggataggctccagcgccccccgcgaccctgaaaaggataagtggaagcgaatgtATGGATGGGAAAAAACTTAATgtcaaaaaaaatctgctttcataatataaatataattaagtaactttagaaaaacttccacttgattctttacatttaatgttgtaaaaatatatattttattgtttaactaatctgaaaatgttagtctgccaaatgtgcagcaatttaatctatttattctctttagctgagtttgtggggcccaggtagactgtataactgcatctctaccagtttctctgcactccagcctcttctgttccacgtgaagggattttccttaatgcaggagaaattatctccacgaaaaggaacagtttcGACCATCGCACAGTGGAACAAATTctcttcttaaataaaaatgaaaaagggttaccttaaatgcatcatgcttttaatttgcaagttcataagcattttccctttcacaATCAGTTCTACccccaggtcaaaaatatgtataggaaaATTTCCCcaatataatattatttataaatacacCCGTCTAGCTCTTGCACAAGTGCATGGAGGTGGgacctcacagcagaagcatactccagaatgtgttgtacattattatatgtatatattatatgtaatgtggtatttttcaattattgtatttaccaacatcaagaagtcacaagcaaagaaagaccacaccatggtgcatgtttaaacaaggaGAGTTTACTGGTcgaaattatttattaaacaaataaaccgCATTTTTTTAACCCCCCAAAAATACACgttcaaagcaacacaacagtggcccaatatcagacagaATTCCACTCCGTAGTGGGCAATCATAATGAagcagttggttttattttgtggattcaagctgctcttcatatttttggccaccagatgtcaccagagaggactgtgttgaaaagctccgagtaatgaaccgttttcaaaacaagcttcagaaagcttcatttggccatcactacctCGGGGGTCTGACCGTTGTTGTAACGCTAACAAAGTGTAAGCAAACTAGATGATTCCTAGAATTATATCATTATTAACGGCAAATTTATACATGAAAGACTCTGTGCCAACCTTTACGATCCACTTGCAAGGTTAAGGATCCATGCAGGAACGAgacaagaaataataataaaaaaagaacatatTTCTGCCGACTTtggaggtcacgtgtttccggttagtgtggtcacgtgtttccggttaGTGTGGAGGTCACCTGTGTCCGGTTACTGCGGAGGTCCCAATATGGCGCTCCCCAGCGGGTGCAACCAGACCCTCCCCCCGGTCGCGCGGAAAGAGCTGCTTTTCATGAAACGGGAGTAAAGTAGTGAACTTAGAGGAGAGAAACGAACTAAAGTATCGATCATAAACCACTACCAACGTCCTGATCGATATCTGCATCGATCTGCCCACCCTTGTCTCCTGGATCGTAGCTGCGATCAGCGTGAACCACGTGGGTCTCTGCTCcctgatctgtttcctgtgtttggaaagagttgcagcttcatcgcggagtttctctcggtttgtgggctcatctaaaggtaagcaccgagctaactttactgtgagttcagttcatgttgagtttagctcctgaatgaggtcttctgctgctctcctcggtgtctgttcacagtttattgtgaacacgttgagagaagagtgagagagtgtttggagaaaaacaccaactaATCATTAGCTCAGCATGCTGGGAGAAGTTGAGCGTTTGCTCGCGTTTTGCTCGATTATTTCTTGCTGTGACTCGGGGGCGTTTTTAGCCCATTTTTGAATCACAGGACCCCCAAAGATTCACAGTACTTTATAAAAAGCATATAGTATTTGGTTGAGacgtaatattttaaaaacaaaagtatagaccccccccccccccccccccaaaaaaaaaaaaatggtatgGTCTGTTCCAGCTCGCCTCTCCCCTACTCTGGCTCTGTTGTCCTTTCTGCCAgagcgatggtggctgagacgcagcagAGCGGAGGTGTGAGTGCCTGCCTTAAACcaggacatattagctgcatttaaccttcagttatgTAGGAGTCAGACCGTGTTtcctttttagctgaaaaacattacaccaggtaacctgcagtgttgagAGCGTGTTTTCCGATGTTTGCTACTCTACAGTCCGTCCTactctgtagtaaaatcagcgacatttgaccgtcctgttgctcccattggaATTTATGtagcctatttaaaatctacAACTTAAAAttgttgttaccactgtcctgtttgaaatggaacGAGAGAAGCTGGTTATTTTGTCATATGTGCATGTGCCGATATTAAACCCAGcagccacattcaggtaaaagtgtaagatcaaatgatccgtcaataaaggataatgttggatcagtgtttcaatatttatatcttttattagatgtacatgtggtttggttatttgccttttggttgaaagtacacaGTATATAATGATGTACCACGTGATCGCTTGCAAAACAGCTACGTTAGCGTTAGGGCTGTctgatataacgatatatatcggatgacgatttAAAAACGTCTATcctttcattttacgctatcgtttgtttcctgctgttacaaaaaaataaaaaataaaccttagactcaaacgttagaacaggcttttccccgcagcaggctgtgtaataaatactcacaaagaaaacggcgtccgttacaacttatgtctaaaaatgtatcgtttcatgcatcggttaaaacactcgactccaggtacacgacacCCAGCAGGAAACATTTCacacaagtcgagctgcccgagattcacagaatttatggaaaattttacatttttgtgatttatatcgttatcggacgatagatgtcttatatcgggatatgagattttggtcacaTCACACAGCCCtagttagcataacattagctaaaggatgaacgctaacttttttccactcgattaAAGGTAACGTGAGGGTTTCTGGTGGTtaaggacaaatgcaatcgcatgccAGGATGCtctaaacagaccaaacttcagtcaggagaacaactgagattattcatccacaatacgaggttagttattaatatactgcaacaacatgggaatagagcagctgcgagagaattcaacattaatgaattaatgttaaagaagtggaggaagcgcagtttttggctttcctcaTATTCCAAAAGTGCTTCGTCTCTTTGCTGTGACTGTCGCCCGCCATAATTTGCAGACGATGTTGTTTGCAGCAGCTGCAATGCCTCCGACCAAAACAGGCGGAGCTTGTTGACACCAACAACATGCGCTATTGCGATAGAGcgatatagtcaaaatctctaccgttggccaaatttatatcgtctCTACCGTATACCGTTTATACCGCCCACCCCtacttatgatttaataaagataTTTACAGACtttgaaatgactgaaagatttattagggtttgttttgagttttgttcaaaagggaataacttcatataaaaaaaatcacatatgcTGGACATCTTAaacaatttttttaataaagcagcacagcagaaaaaaatcaGGGCTAACCCTTCACTCTATCATGTGGCTCGGTGCTGTCCCCGTTAAAGAGCCAAGGACcttctttccacttcctccatttATAGGTTGGATGCAGTGAGTAACACTGGGGAACAACACACCCTCgttgtatttaaaatatgtggtggtaaggcagaggtctaactgTTGCTATGCTGCTACCAATGAGCCTGAGTGGGACTCCTTCTTTCTGTGTCTATGGAAGTCCATATATACAGGGTGCAGCATCCACCGGGTAAAGGTGGTGGTATGCAGGGAGCTCAGTGGGTTTTTTCAAGTTCTTGTAGACAGCTGATGACTTTCTTTTTGCTTCTGGGGTTTCACCTTGAAGCTtcataggtattgttgtcactgagtgTAGTAATGtttatttgctctgcttcttcTTGTCAGGGATAAAATACATATCTATactttttgtgtcccagctgagtaacaggaggagaagagtctggtggagcagcagaggaacagttTCAGCcatttggactcagctcagccactacagaggaaacaatgacttCAACACAGGAGGTGAGAAAATATCTCAGTTACACTGTTATTGAAACTGTGCACAGCTGGATGTTAACAGCAGTTTTATCTTTTCCATCCTGGGCTCCTCCATAAATAGAAAATCTACattcacaaacaaaaaccacagaAGTTGCAAGAAAATACAACGATCATATTTTATCAGCACACATTAAAACAATATCATCAGTTGGACTGCCCATTTTTCATGAAGTAAAAGATTTTCTCCCGTGAtcagggctgggccatatcgccaaaattcatatctcgatattctgtagctggatggcgatatacgatATACATCTCGATATTTGGTGAtggtcagaggggccgatggtgcgatatggcagcctcgcttctgtcagtctgccccagggcagctgtggctacaactgtagctgcctccaccagtgtgtgaatgtgagagtgaatgaatagtggcattgtaaagcgctttgggcgccttgaaaagcgctatataaatccaatccattattattattattattattattatttattttaagccataaagtaagaacaaaaagagttaTTAGtaaaagctgtgtcccagatttCGCAGAGGCAGTTTTATTAACAGACAgcatagatgtacatgaaaaaattactcagaaataaattatcagcatttattaaataataatgctcaaggtataaaataaaacaatgttgtttttgcgcataacaaaaagcaaccgtgcagtcaaaatgtaaactaaaagatgctgagcgtaataacaaagacagatttcgcagctgctctgttcccatgttctactGTGTACCGTGTGACAGCCGTGTCTCTTAACAcgtgccatttgtggtccttatacacacaataaggtaatattacgttgaagcatgGTACGTATTACTCCGCGACGCTTCTGATTACAGTAGCCGTAATGCCTAGACAAaccatgtgagtgaagttggcccctcactaggggtgcaacgatactcgtatcgatattgaaccgttcggtagagtgctttcggttcggtacgcatatgtatcgaacaatacacaATTTGTAATTTcctttatcaactttccttctgacgatgctgtctgtgttgagcgctcagtggatctgcgctcggcagtgcagcctaggcggagcagtcgagtgcagattcactgaccgcagggcaagctagcaagacagaagttaagctctcagcaacatggacctcccccaccctcattcagatctggcgtttggaattattttggttttcatgtgaagcatgaccctgaaggtaagcgagtcatggacaaaagtaaaacagtatgttggatgtgccacgcaatgctcaattacatgggtgggaactagtgtgttagcgcagttagctcgttaacgtgttggccgtccagccccacgcacggacgatccgcggtagctcgttaacggagatttgccgtgttgtggcgttaaggtcatttcagattaacgctgacagcactagtaggaacacaacgaatatgactgcacatttacgctgacatcatcctagtgcaaagacaaatggaagcagacaaaaacaacaagcatgcatgctacaaactttacccgagtcatttagacagccgttagcacaggattctccttatggggacctgatatgtttaatatgctgctgagaatatagcccagaagaagcgtatagtatagcttttattttggaaagagccatttctctgtaataaactctcttttccaaagatttcTCCAttagatagatttatttttttatccctttgttgtttcagcaacattaaatttaaaaactgtacttttgagttaaaatatatatttataattttaataaatgacaaattaaaaaggcatgaacattgtttttgtatcgaaaaaatatcgaaccgtgaattttgtgtatcgctACACCCCTACCActcaccttcttcaaatccaacaaaagtggtgtTAATCAACTGTGCtatgtttgtgctgcttctgttttaaagatattaatgaaaatgtaaggGTCAAAATGTCAACCAGCGCCCCCACATTAactaaatcaaacaaaatcgatgtcaaacatttgtgttATGTTTGTGTTGcaaatttttttgtttctgctgctatcattttaaaaatattaataaaaatttctagaggtcagaggtcaaccagccaccccacattaatggaatcaaacaaaactggtgtcaatcaattgtgctatgtttgtgctggtttgtgctgcaaaatattttgtttgtgctgctatcattttaaaaatgttaacaaAATAAGGTCTTGATCcgtgcttaatcatccaggtaagtaaatcccaaaaggttgattctgttcacctgGACGTAGCGGttttagtgggagaaacgtttcgtcactcatccaagtgacttcttcagtctcagctgactgcaggtttccccaatcatATACACTCTCCTTCAAGATGAAAACCAGATTTAaattttctcctcttctttcctcATGTACTCtgtatttccattgttttgttttgttttttccgtACCTCTCTCACCTGACTTCCCAATGTTATGTTTGTGTATTCTATGTATGGTTGGAAGGGGTGCTCATGATGGTGCCGGATCGTCTGGCagtctttaaaacatttttcctccggataaataaagtattatCAGTTAATCAATCTTTGATTCCACTAATGGAGGgagtttcagtttgttccacgactgcatttcactcactgcctctgtttgtatctctgtcactgcaggaccaacatggagcgagaagtcagcgctctcaggaggccgacaaacctcacagaagaaagggggaGAAgaaatacagctgtgacgatTGTGGGAAGGATTTTAATCGGACGTCTGACCTGATACGGcatcaactcatccacagtggagttaaagcacactactgtgacttgtgtggaaagtcttttaccctggctgcgaacttaaaaacacaccaactcatccacagcgGACTTAAAccgtacagctgtgacttgtgtggaaaatctTTCACCCAACTTGGAcacttaaaaagacaccaactcatccacagtggactTAAAGcacacagctgtgatcagtgtggtaaAGCTTTTGCTCGTAGTAGCAGCTTACGAaatcatctagttacccactctgaaAATAATCAAGCGTATAGCTGCGACATTTGTGGAAAAACATTCTGCTCGCTAGTCAAACGAAATATTCACCTGCGCATTCACACTGGACAGGATGTTTACTGGTGCGATCAGTGTGGGAAACTGTTTACAACAGCCACACACTTAAAAAACCACATGTTtatccacactgaggagagaccttataaatgtgacTGGTGTGAAAAGGCTTTTAAAGAGCCACATTCCCTGAGAAAGCATCAACAGATTCACACCAGAAAAatactctacaagtgcagttactgtgaggtatgtattcaTATTTTTTCAGTTGCAGTTATTTTGAAGTATTATGTGAATGAAGTTTAATTTCAAAGCTAAACGAGACGTTAAAACTAGCTAACCAGCGAGGAGTTAAAAGCGGCGAAAACAACACCCACAAACTTATCTCACTACAACATAGGGCCGAAAATATGACGTGATTCTAGTGTAATCAAACTCGGGGCTT encodes the following:
- the LOC143420410 gene encoding uncharacterized protein LOC143420410 — translated: MTSTQEDQHGARSQRSQEADKPHRRKGEKKYSCDDCGKDFNRTSDLIRHQLIHSGVKAHYCDLCGKSFTLAANLKTHQLIHSGLKPYSCDLCGKSFTQLGHLKRHQLIHSGLKAHSCDQCGKAFARSSSLRNHLVTHSENNQAYSCDICGKTFCSLVKRNIHLRIHTGQDVYWCDQCGKLFTTATHLKNHMFIHTEERPYKCDWCEKAFKEPHSLRKHQQIHTRKILYKCSYCEKQSDTDGSTSQPCRHCGGGKEFLCDLCGKTFSHQQSLKVHQRRHTGDKMNFCKECGRGFPKPSELKRHEVIHSGVKKHVCDQCGSSFTTAGYLKVHKRVHTGEKPYNCRHCDRRFSYSGTRDCHELRHIEVNLITV